The nucleotide sequence ctgcgtgtaacccaaggttttaatactttgttaacaattacaccaagtgtccttgtatataatttcacccctgttttaataattctagtgactattaatccattcccgtgtccggttaaatgaacgattattcgtacatataaataccccgcccatcgtgtccgattgagtgtatatggttatttataggtacgtctaattgtaaatctttatattaaaattaacaaactatcatttagttaaacaaatataaagcccattaatagcccatagtctaatttccacaagtgtcgttcttttgtccaaaccccaattatggtacaaagcccaattacccaattttaatatttttagcccaacatcatgattacttcggtattaaataagcataataataatttagctacgagacattaaattaaaaaggttgaacataacttacaatgattaaaaatagcgtagcgttacacggacagaatttcgacctacacccttacaacattcgctaacatacccttattattaggattaggattaaaattaaaattaaaattaaaatatatatatatatatatatatatatatatatatatatatatatatatatatatatatatatatatatatatatatatatatataagtttacgtatgagtgaagagaaaaagatgtgtaaaaatcggccgaatgctcggccttttataggcccacgtttactgtttgacctccgcgagtgcggtggttgttgcctttataagctctgcgagtgcggagcagtggaatccagctcacacaagtttggatcttagtctgccgacggattttattatataaatataatataaatatataatttatataattaattatatattatattatatttatatacataattaatttgtaactttcggtccgttgcgtcgagcgttgagagttgactttggtcccggttctggattttcgaacgtcatttcgaataatttaatatcttgtactttgcgttttgcgtcttgtactcttgtaattttgagacgtttcttatcaataattggaaccactttgattgtattttgtacttttgagctttttggttgtttgcatcttcaattcgtcgaatctgtcttttgtcttcaccttttattatttaaacgaatatcacttgtaaataggacaacttcaattaaaagcttatctttcttgagggataatgcgatgaaatatatgttcgtttttagcattatcaatggtagAGAACCATATTTAAACCATTTGAGAGTTTTTGGATGTTTATGTTTTGCTAAAGTTTTGAATAATACTGATAAGTTTGCTAGTAGGTCTGAAAAATGTGTGTTTATGGGGTATAGTAATACTCAAAAAGGATATAAACTATATGGTCTGGATTCTAAACTTATGACTGTATCTAGGGATGTTAAATTTTATGAACATGTTTTTCCTTTCAGAATGACTATTAAAACTGAAAAATGTTTCTATCCAGGTGTGGATCATCTGAACTTCTTCAATGACAACTTATTTTCTGACACATCTCTGCAGCCCAATGATGACAATATTACTTCTGATCATATTTGATGGTAGTGGAAGTTCTATTTCAGGCAGCAGAGCACATTCTCCTACTAATAAGTCTAATAATGGTAATGAGactattaatattagtagtgaGAGTGAAGGCACAGCTACCAGAATAGAACAAGAAATAGCTACACATGATGATAATCAGTCTGAGACTGATAATCAActtagtgttgatgacaattctgaGGGGAATGTGTTCTTTGAACCTCCTGCATCTTCTTTAAGAAGATCTACCAGAGATGTGTCAATCCCTAGAAGATTTGATGATTTTATACTTAATGCTTCTCACAAATATAGTTTACATAATTATATTGATTATTCTTCTTTAAATAAACAAAATTTGTGCTTTACCTTTTCTTTAAACAAAACTTTTGAACCAAGAAATTATTTTCAAGCTTCTACTGATCCCAAATGGATTGATGCTATGAATGCTGAAATGGAAGCTCTTCATAGAAATAATACTTGGGTTCTTACAGATTTACCCCCTGATAGGGTTCCTATAGGCAACAAATGGGTATATAAAATTAAGTATAAAGCATCTGGAGAGATTGAAAGGTACAAATCCAGGCTTGTTGCCAAAGGCTATAGTCAGAAAGAGGGGATTGATTATGGTGAGACATTCTCACTAGTTGTCAAAATGACAACTGTTAGATGCATTCTGTGCATGGCTATTAATTATGGTTGGTCTTTTTATCAACTTGATATTAATAATGCCTTTTTATATGGTGATTTAGTTGAGGATGTTTACATGACCTTACCTCAAGGTTATCATGATAAGAATGAAACAAAAGTTTGTAAACTCATTAAATCTTTATATGGGCTTAAACAAGCTCCTAGAAAATGGAATGAGAAACTTTCTAATTGTTTGCTTCAAAATGGTTTTGTTCAAAATAAATGTGATTATTCTTTATATACCAAGAATAAAGATAACAAAATTGTTATCTTATTggtgtatgttgatgatattgttctTACTGGAAATGATTTTTTTGAAATTAATAGTGTTAAAAAGTAGTTGAGCAATATGTTTAAGATTAAAGATCTTGGTAATCTTAAATATTTCTTAGGCATTGAGGTACTTGATACTGATCAAGGGCTCTGTATAAGTCAAAGAAAATATTGTCTTGAGTTGATAAATGATTTTGGATTGTTGGGTTGCAAACCTGTTAAAACTCCTATAGAAGTAAATGTTACTTCTTATAAGGATTGTTCAAAAGATTCTCTCATTAAGAATATTACTGTATATTAGCAGTTAGTGGGAAAATTGATTTATATTACTGTTACCAGACCTGGTATCAGTTATGCTGTTCACATTTTGAGTCAATATATGCATTCTCCTGCACCTGTGCATCTTAAACTTGCTTTTAGGGTTTTAAGGTATCTTAAAAGTTGTTCAGGAATGGGTATTCATATTATTAGAAGTGCATCTTTGAAGCTTAATGGTTTTGTGGATGCTGATTGGGGCAAAAATTTATTAGAAAGGAAATCTATTACTGGTTTCTGTATTTTTCTTGGTGAAAGTTTGATCTCTTGGAAAAGTAAGAAACAGCCTACCATCTCTAGATCTTCTGCTGAAGCAGAATATAGAGCAATGGCGGCTGTTACTTGTGAGTTGGTTTGGATTGTTAATCTTTTGACTAGTCTGAATGTGAAAGATTTGATTCCTATCAAAGTGTGTTGTGATAATGAACCAGCTATTCAAATTGCTGGTAATCCTGTTCTACATGAGAGAACTAAGCATTTTGATATTGATTGGCATATTGTGAGAGAGAAAGTTGAAAGTGGTTTGATCAGAGTTGTGAAAGTTAATTCTGCTGCTAACATTGCTGATATATTCACCAAAGGGTTGACTACTAGTCAACATTACAATTTATGCAGAGAATTGAAGATGTTTGATGTGTTCTCAAGAAAAGCTTGTTGGGGAGTATTAAAAGATAAAGGTAACATATCTGTTCCAAGCTTTCTTGATCATAATGTGATTCTAACTTAAAATGTTTAAGTGCAGATTTGTAAATGTATTTGAGAAAAGGATACTGGATTAAAAGCTCAAGGACTGAACCTGTAGATTATGAAAGTTTATTTTGGAGCTTATTGCTGGATAAAGAGTTTGAAGGGCCAGATTGTATTTTGATGATTCTTCAAGGGCTTTGATGTTTATTTGGCCAAATACGCGTATATAAAGCAGCTAGGGTTTACTGTTCCAGTCATTCTATTTCATTCTCATATTCTGGAGAGCTGCTCTTATTTTTCGATCTGTATATCTAAAATTAGGGTTTCTTATTCATCTGTTCATATTATTCATCTTTTTGGTGAATAATAGTTATTGTGTATTGCAAGTGAGAGATTGAGATTTAATAGTTCTGTATTTGGTTATTGATTCGATTTATTGAAGAAGCATTTCTTTGTTTTCTGTGTTCTTGAGTATACAATCTTTGTGTACTTTAATGCTGTTGGATTGAAGTTTTttcagaaaagaagaaaagaagagaaaGAATAAGAGATTTTACACATATAAAATAAATGCATAGTTGAACCCAAACCCTCATCTAACATTGTTTACTCAATTAGTAAATGAATATTCTGAAATCATTATAGAAAAAAAGAACAGACAATTAGTTGTAGACAAATAAGAAAATGTAAATTTGAACTACATTATATTGAACGACAAGCCTTTACTTTAGAAAGAAGCCAAGCGATCTCAAGTGTTACGGACCCATATAGCTATATATATGTCGactaagataaaaaaaaaatgaaaacatgtcCACTGTATCACTACTACATCTATTAAACTCGTCAAGAATCCACCCTAAACTGTTGTAGAAATAGAAGTTTGTACTAAAGTGTTACCCGAGACCACCTGCATATTTGGATACCAGCTCATTTGTTGCATATATTAACTTTAGTTCCCTCTTGAAGTAGGTCAATCTACTTAAAGATTGTGATAGTGAAGAATGTACCCTTTAGATGCATCATGTCCTTTAAAGGTTCTGAAGAGCGCAATTAAATGGGGCTCGTGAATGTTTATTCAACAAAAGACTTGGTACCTTAACCGTTGAGCGTGTAATCTTGTCCCTCTGACTGTAACTCTCCCTGCCACCAAGCAGACCACGACCTGTGCATCCATCATGTTCATTCAACCCAAAGTTTTAGCACACTATACCAACGACACATACCAAATAGCAGATAAACAAAGTGACTTAAACATTCACAGACAGTAGAATAAAAA is from Rutidosis leptorrhynchoides isolate AG116_Rl617_1_P2 chromosome 10, CSIRO_AGI_Rlap_v1, whole genome shotgun sequence and encodes:
- the LOC139870995 gene encoding uncharacterized mitochondrial protein AtMg00810-like — translated: MFKIKDLGNLKYFLGIEVLDTDQGLCISQRKYCLELINDFGLLGCKPVKTPIELVGKLIYITVTRPGISYAVHILSQYMHSPAPVHLKLAFRVLRYLKSCSGMGIHIIRSASLKLNGFVDADWGKNLLERKSITGFCIFLGESLISWKSKKQPTISRSSAEAEYRAMAAVTCELVWIVNLLTSLNVKDLIPIKVCCDNEPAIQIAGNPVLHERTKHFDIDWHIVREKVESGLIRVVKVNSAANIADIFTKGLTTSQHYNLCRELKMFDVFSRKACWGVLKDKGYWIKSSRTEPVDYESLFWSLLLDKEFEGPDCILMILQGL